A genomic segment from Aegilops tauschii subsp. strangulata cultivar AL8/78 chromosome 1, Aet v6.0, whole genome shotgun sequence encodes:
- the LOC109751500 gene encoding PLASMODESMATA CALLOSE-BINDING PROTEIN 1, whose amino-acid sequence MAVPLVLMLLVAMFTGSDAMYCVCKSDANPVAMQKAIDYACGKGADCTQITSSGPCFQPSSVVAHCSYACNSYYQKNAGMGATCDFMGVATLTGADPSAGSCKYPASASGVGTGAGTGTGGMGTGGTGTGTGGMGTGTGTSTGTGTGVGTGTSTGGMGSMTPPGATSTGMPGSPFGGGAYGPSGMNQDYSAAVVGRRVAAAGLLVAAAAPLLLHFI is encoded by the exons ATGCGATGTACTGCGTGTGCAAGTCGGACGCGAACCCGGTGGCGATGCAGAAGGCCATCGACTACGCGTGCGGCAAGGGCGCCGACTGCACCCAGATCACCTCCAGCGGGCCCTGCTTCCAGCCCTCCTCCGTCGTCGCCCACTGCTCCTACGCCTGCAACAGCTACTACCAGAAGAACGCCGGCATGGGCGCCACCTGCGATTTCATGGGCGTCGCCACCCTCACCGGCGCCGACCCCAGCGCCGGATCCTGCAAGTACCCCGCCAGCGCTAG CGGCGTCGGCACTGGAGCAGGCACCGGCACCGGCGGCATGGGAACCGGCGGCACAGGGACAGGCACCGGAGGCATGGGAACCGGCACCGGAACCAGCACCGGAACGGGCACGGGCGTCGGCACCGGCACCAGCACCGGCGGCATGGGGAGCATGACCCCGCCGGGCGCGACCAGCACCGGGATGCCGGGgagccccttcggcggcggcgcgtACGGCCCGTCTGGCATGAACCAGGACTACAGCGCAGCCGTGGTCGGTCGCCGCGTGGCCGCCGCGGGGCTCCTCGTGGCGGCAGCCGCGCCGCTCCTCCTCCACTTCATCTGA